In Shewanella glacialimarina, the genomic stretch ACCGCAATAGTTGCACCACCTTATTACCCAGAATGGCAAGTTCATAAGGGTTTTGAAGCTTTTAGCTATAAAAAACAAAATATACAGGGCGTTAGTGTTTTACGTTGCCCTTTATACGTCCCTAAAAATGTAACCACCTTAAAACGAATTATTCATTTGGCATCGTTTGCAGTTACGTCAGCACTTGCTTTAACAAGCCGAATTTTTAATAAACCAGATGTGATAATGCTGGTGCAACCAACACTTTTTTGTGCGCCCTTTACATTGTTATATGCAAAGTTAACTGGTGCTAAAGCGGTAATGCATATTCAAGATTATGAAATTGATGCATTATTTGGACTGGGTATGATGGGTGATGGTGTGGCTGCAAAGTCTGTTAAGGCTGTAGAGCGTTGGTTAATGCGTCGCTTTGATGCGATTTCGACCATCTCGTACTCGATGATTGAAAATGCTAAAGCGAAAGGCGTCGATGCTGCAAATATCATTCATTTCCCTAATTGGTCTGACACTGAATTTGTTACCCCTGATACAGATGGCTCAAGTTTAAAAGCCGAATGGGGCTTTAGCGCTGACGATAAAGTTATTTTGTATGCAGGCAATATTGGTAACAAGCAAGGGCTTGAAATTGTACTTGAGGCAGCAAAGCATTTTTCATTGCAGCCACATATTAAGTTTGTGTTGGTTGGTGCTGGCGCGTATGTCGATACACTTAAAGCTAATGCATCCAAACTGCAATTAAGTAATGTATTTTTTAAACCACTGCAAGCCTGGGCAAAAGTGCCACAAATGTTGGCGCTTGCTGATGTTCATTTGGTTGTGCAAAGAAAGGGCGCGGCTGATGCCGTGTTGCCGTCAAAGTTAACCAATATTTTATCTGCAGGCGGGCATGCCATTGTTACCGCTGAAGCTCATACAGAACTTGGACAAATCGCGGCGAAATACCCAAATATTTATGATTGTGTTGAGCCCGAAAATACCGATGCTTTTATTACCGGTTTAAATACTCTGTTAAGTAGAGACTTAACCCAACCCAATAGCGTTGCACGTGGTTTTGCTGTGCAATTTTTAAATAAAAACCAAATTATTGATCAATTTGTGTCTGATTTAACGGCACTTGTTAGATCTAAACCTTAAGCAAGATACAAATATTAATTTTATTATTCGTTT encodes the following:
- a CDS encoding WcaI family glycosyltransferase, with product MKLFLKSLNYSPELTGIGKYNGEMCPELVKRGLDITAIVAPPYYPEWQVHKGFEAFSYKKQNIQGVSVLRCPLYVPKNVTTLKRIIHLASFAVTSALALTSRIFNKPDVIMLVQPTLFCAPFTLLYAKLTGAKAVMHIQDYEIDALFGLGMMGDGVAAKSVKAVERWLMRRFDAISTISYSMIENAKAKGVDAANIIHFPNWSDTEFVTPDTDGSSLKAEWGFSADDKVILYAGNIGNKQGLEIVLEAAKHFSLQPHIKFVLVGAGAYVDTLKANASKLQLSNVFFKPLQAWAKVPQMLALADVHLVVQRKGAADAVLPSKLTNILSAGGHAIVTAEAHTELGQIAAKYPNIYDCVEPENTDAFITGLNTLLSRDLTQPNSVARGFAVQFLNKNQIIDQFVSDLTALVRSKP